One Primulina huaijiensis isolate GDHJ02 unplaced genomic scaffold, ASM1229523v2 scaffold37775, whole genome shotgun sequence genomic window carries:
- the LOC140968748 gene encoding protein NRT1/ PTR FAMILY 5.10-like yields the protein MTTSTAAGIHVSDAEAPLLNDDVDGSVDYKGRPATHSKSGGWKSAAFIIGVEVAERFAYYGISSNLISFLTGPLGQSTAKAAENVNLWSGMASLLPLLGAFIADSFLGRYRMIIVASGLYILGLGLLSASAFFFPFKDYDCQKASNNTACSPPQLQVILFFFSLYVVALAQGGHKPCVQAFGADQFDELDPIECKAKSSFFNWWYFSFCAGVLVALTILNYIQDNLGWGLGFGIPCIVMCLALIIFFLGTRTYRFRTPSDDRNPFIRIGQVFVRAVGNWHTKPAAISTEEEAQGVLPHESIQQFKFLNKALVMPDGSKKDDRVCSIDDIEEAKAVLRVFPIWATSLVYAIVFSQMSTLFTKQGITMDRKITSSLQIPAASLQSFITIAILIVLPIYDRILIPVARAITRKPSGISLLQRIGIGIFFSMLSMVAAAIVEIKRLETAIEHGLIDTPKATVPMSVWWLIPQYLFFGVADVFTMVGLQEFFYDQAPGELKSVGLALYLSIFGIGSFLSGFLISVIENITSRNGQTSWFADNLNRAHFDYFYWLLAGLTAASLIVFIYFSRSYIYNRKLVI from the exons ATGACCACCTCCACAGCCGCTGGGATCCATGTATCCGACGCCGAAGCTCCCCTGTTGAATGACGACGTCGATGGATCCGTTGACTACAAAGGCCGTCCCGCAACCCACTCCAAATCCGGTGGCTGGAAATCCGCTGCCTTCATCATTG GTGTGGAAGTGGCTGAGAGGTTTGCGTATTACGGAATAAGTTCGAATTTGATAAGCTTCTTGACGGGGCCCTTGGGGCAGTCCACCGCGAAGGCGGCGGAGAATGTGAACTTGTGGTCTGGAATGGCGTCGCTTTTGCCACTGTTGGGTGCCTTTATAGCCGACTCGTTTCTGGGTCGATACCGTATGATTATTGTCGCTTCTGGCCTCTATATTCTG GGACTTGGATTATTGTCTGCGTCGGCTTTCTTTTTTCCATTCAAAGATTACGATTGCCAAAAAGCTTCAAATAACACAGCATGTTCTCCACCTCAGCTGCAAGTTATtctatttttcttctctttgTATGTAGTAGCATTGGCCCAAGGTGGGCATAAACCATGTGTTCAAGCTTTCGGAGCTGACCAGTTTGATGAGCTAGATCCAATAGAGTGTAAAGCCAAAAGCTCATTCTTTAATTGGTGGTACTTTTCCTTTTGTGCTGGTGTTTTGGTGGCTCTCACCATTTTGAACTACATCCAAGACAATCTGGGCTGGGGTCTCGGCTTTGGGATCCCTTGTATTGTTATGTGCCTTGCcctgattattttttttctggGGACTAGGACATACCGATTTCGTACACCCAGTGATGATAGAAACCCATTTATCAGAATTGGTCAAGTATTTGTCAGAGCGGTAGGAAACTGGCATACTAAACCTGCAGCCATATCCACAGAGGAGGAAGCGCAGGGTGTTCTACCTCATGAGAGCATTCAGCAATTCAA ATTTCTGAACAAAGCCTTGGTTATGCCTGATGGGTCAAAGAAAGATGACAGAGTTTGTAGCATTGATGACATTGAAGAGGCGAAGGCAGTTCTTAGGGTTTTTCCAATATGGGCAACATCTTTGGTCTATGCTATTGTGTTTTCACAGATGTCTACTTTATTTACCAAGCAAGGGATTACAATGGACCGGAAAATCACTTCTAGCTTGCAAATACCAGCTGCTTCTCTTCAATCTTTTATAACCATAGCTATTCTCATTGTCCTTCCTATCTATGACCGTATATTGATTCCAGTAGCTAGAGCCATAACCAGAAAACCTTCAGGCATATCGCTGCTTCAGCGCATTGGTATTGGAATATTTTTCTCAATGCTTTCCATGGTGGCTGCAGCCATAGTTGAAATTAAGCGTCTTGAAACTGCCATTGAACATGGGCTGATTGACACTCCAAAGGCCACAGTACCAATGAGTGTATGGTGGCTTATACCTCAATACTTATTTTTTGGAGTTGCTGATGTATTCACCATGGTTGGTCTCCAAGAGTTCTTCTACGACCAGGCTCCTGGGGAATTGAAAAGTGTTGGTCTTGCTCTATACCTGAGTATTTTTGGCATTGGGAGTTTCTTAAGTGGTTTTCTCATATCTGTGATTGAAAATATCACGAGCAGAAATGGTCAGACTAGTTGGTTCGCGGACAACTTGAATCGGGCACACTTTGATTACTTCTATTGGCTACTGGCAGGGCTTACTGCGGCTTCACTCATTGTGTTTATCTACTTCTCGAGGTCATATATTTACAACAGGAAACTTGTTATTTGA
- the LOC140968659 gene encoding patellin-3-like, whose protein sequence is MAEETKNSIPESPCAAAEEVALSDVLVIEKAANMVVDKEVVPLTEPEKVDNPPAKEVVEGKKEKDEATIESDSFKEKSNKVDDLIDPQKKALDELKLLIQEALNKHEFTAPQRPAEEKKEEESKAEEKKEEQKTEACEVSTEVPPPPPPANEPVKTEPEAAVEKKNEEEETIPPLPVGEKKETPCETVVEEVKETIIHEVSAPAPPPCEGPTIYPTEEAKPKEVPVPKEETVALQPEEVSIWGIPLLADEKSDVVLLKFLRARDFKVKDAFSMLKSVVAWRKEFKIDELMEDEGIIEGLEKVVYVHGVDKEGHPVCYNAFGEFQEKNLYSNTFADSEKRTKFLKWYIQFLEKNIRKLDFSPDGACTIVQITDLQNSPGLNLFKKEMRQATNQALQLLQDNYPEYVAKQVFINVPWWYVAYNRMISPFLSQRTKSKFVFAGPTKTTETLFKYLAPEQVPVQYGGLSKDGEQDFASADVAIEETIKPTSKHTIELPINEACVLVWELRVVGWDVAYGAEFVPSSEGGYTWIIQKPRKIGPTDEQAISYTFKVGEAGKVVLTFDNQSSKKKQLVYRSKIKPSD, encoded by the exons ATGGCTGAGGAAACCAAGAATTCGATTCCCGAGTCGCCTTGTGCGGCGGCAGAGGAGGTCGCGCTCTCTGATGTTCTGGTGATTGAGAAGGCCGCAAACATGGTGGTGGATAAGGAGGTGGTGCCGCTAACTGAGCCTGAGAAAGTTGACAACCCACCGGCGAAAGAGGTGGTAGAAGGGAAGAAGGAAAAAGACGAGGCGACGATTGAATCCGATTCGTTTAAAGAAAAAAGTAACAAAGTTGATGATCTAATTGACCCGCAGAAGAAAGCCTTGGATGAACTTAAACTGTTGATTCAGGAGGCACTCAACAAGCATGAATTTACCGCGCCGCAGCGTCCGGCAGAGGAGAAGAAAGAGGAAGAAAGTAAAGCTGAAGAGAAGAAAGAAGAGCAAAAGACTGAAGCTTGCGAGGTATCTACTGAAGTTCCGCCGCCACCTCCGCCAGCCAATGAGCCCGTTAAAACTGAACCTGAGGCTGCGGTCGAGAAGaaaaatgaagaagaagaaacgaTCCCACCTCTGCCCGTCGGAGAGAAAAAGGAAACGCCGTGTGAAACAGTGGTCGAAGAAGTCAAAGAAACTATAATTCATGAAGTCAGCGCCCCTGCCCCGCCACCATGTGAGGGACCCACCATATACCCGACAGAGGAGGCGAAGCCAAAGGAGGTACCTGTCCCGAAGGAGGAAACAGTAGCGCTGCAGCCAGAGGAAGTTTCTATATGGGGTATCCCACTTCTTGCTGATGAGAAGAGTGATGTAGTTCTCCTCAAGTTCTTGAGGGCTCGAGATTTCAAGGTGAAAGATGCCTTCTCCATGCTGAAAAGTGTGGTGGCATGGAGAAAAGAGTTCAAAATTGATGAGTTAATGGAAGATGAAGGAATTATTGAGGGACTTGAAAAGGTTGTTTACGTTCATGGAGTGGATAAAGAGGGGCACCCTGTTTGTTACAATGCTTTTGGAGAGTTTCAGGAAAAGAATTTGTACAGCAACACGTTTGCTGATTCCGAGAAGAGAACCAAATTCTTGAAGTGGTACATTCAGTTCTTGGAAAAGAATATCAGGAAACTTGATTTCAGCCCTGATGGGGCTTGCACTATCGTTCAGATCACTGATCTTCAGAATTCCCCTGGACTTAACTTGTTCAAGAAAGAAATGCGCCAAGCTACCAATCAAGCCCTTCAATTGCTGCAGGACAACTATCCAGAATATGTTGCGAAACAG GTGTTCATCAATGTTCCATGGTGGTATGTGGCTTACAATAGGATGATCAGTCCGTTCCTGTCTCAAAGAACCAAGAGCAAGTTTGTTTTCGCAGGCCCTACCAAGACTACTGAGACCCTTTTCAA ATACTTAGCACCTGAGCAAGTACCAGTTCAGTATGGTGGCCTTAGCAAGGATGGTGAGCAGGACTTCGCCTCTGCTGATGTTGCAATCGAAGAAACTATTAAGCCCACAAGCAAGCACACTATCGAACTGCCAATCAACGAG GCGTGCGTTTTGGTTTGGGAGTTGAGGGTGGTAGGCTGGGATGTTGCCTATGGAGCTGAGTTTGTGCCAAGTTCTGAGGGTGGATACACATGGATTATACAAAAACCAAGAAAGATTGGACCTACTGATGAGCAAGCAATCAGCTACACCTTCAAAGTCGGTGAAGCGGGTAAGGTGGTTCTCACATTTGATAATCAAAGTTCTAAGAAGAAGCAGCTTGTCTACAGGTCCAAGATCAAGCCTTCtgattga